The following nucleotide sequence is from Primulina tabacum isolate GXHZ01 chromosome 2, ASM2559414v2, whole genome shotgun sequence.
TCGTTGTGTTCATAATCATTTTGCCAAAGGTCAACTCCACCCATATAGCTGCCGATATTGAGCACAATCAAACCTTCAGCATCCTGaattcacaagaaaatttaagaaaatgaacTTAACATAAAGGAAAAATGAAAGGATGGACAGGCCTAGCAATATAGCATACCTTTGGTATCTGGATATCTTTCTGATCAACCTCGAGCCAGACTTGCCATGGCAAGTCGGCACAAGCTCTGTCCATCATATCCCTTGCACCTTCTCTTGCATACCTTAATTTATTTACAAACTGTTTCAAGATTCATGTTAGCATATTCCAGCGCAAGTATAAGCTTAAAGTACATGCAGATCGGGGGAATGAGCTTTGTACCTGACTATGGAACTTTTTGGGATTTTCTTCCCTGTTCGTGTGAAATTCATACGCAACCTTTGCATCACATCCGATACCTATAGAATAAATAGAAACCATGAATATCCAAAGTAAGAGATGTGCAAAAACCAATGTGCTATTTGAGAACTTAACCAATCTGTTTTGAGTGGTTCTGAAGACACTTATTTAACTATTACCCTTgtgtattatacaggaactcaaagAAACAGTGGGTAGGAACTCAGTCCCTCGAGAAACCAAATGAGACAAGTCTCTCCATCAGATTAAAATATGCAAATTACCTAAGTAATTCATCATAAACTTTGATTTCACTTCACAAGATTCCCCACCAATTTTGTCTTCTTTTATGTTGACTTTCCAGCAATCAAGCATTGTCACTGCTCCATGATCTATATCATGCAGAAAACTGCTCAAGCCACCTTGCCCCTCTATGACTGAAAAACCTCCACCCCATTGCAGGACTCTTGACAAATCATTTCCAGTTCCTAAAGGAAGAATGGCAACAGGTGGAGGTGACCTAAAATTGTTCCTCTCAATTGCGTTAAGAACCCAGGCAACTGTTCCGTCTCCACCACAGACCAAAACTCTAAAGTTCTGCACATTTCTAAATAGTTCCAAACCAGCCTCAAGAGCTTGTGATGAGCTGAGTTCAATTACCTGTGAAAGACCATCACCGAGCATAAGTCAAGAAGTCATATACATAACAAAGGGCTTGACATGAAACATGCAAAAAGAAGAGGTTGCAAGTATCACAGATAGATGGGATTTGAAACTTTCAGAAGGTTATAAGTGAAAGACACCAGTGTAAACTCCACTCTTTTGAAAATCAAGAAAAGGAAATTGGAACTATAGTAGGAAGTATAAGAAAGAATGACAGTGTTGTATCAAATAAAAACACTTAGCTGAAACAAAAGAAACACCGATGAAAAAAATGTTTGTAAACCTAGAGCTCAGAAGTCGCACAATTGGAGCACTTTATAATATATTTCCCATGAAAAGAAGCACTTGTTTGCATGGAACCTTTTTAAGTCGGGTATGCCTTGCTTAGAAGAAACTAAAAATTAACACAGAGAATATGTCAAATAGTGTAAATACAGCCTATCCAACAATTTATCCAAGACCCACCTACGATGCTGCTCCTTTCTTTTTCCCTAAAGAACTATAAAAAACATAAACCGATCTTCTCCAAAATAATCAAGTAAAAAGAAGATTAACCGATAATATACAATGAGTTTCCTGTCTTAGCAACAATGGAATCATTATTTGAAACTAAAGTACTTGCTGTACTGAGCTCAAAGCCTTAAACTTGCTGCTAAAAGTGAAACGGCTTGTGAAGTTCCAAGTCTCTAACTTAATATGTTGCCCGCAAAAATGTAAGTGGAGTGCAACTAACACCATCGCTCATTCATTTAATTTGATGTGAATCACACTCGACAGAATATGAATAAACTCAATATTTAAAGAAATGATGTTTTATTTGCCTCTGCATGGTCATTATGAGCTAAAACAGTGATGGGAATTCTTTTAAAGAATATTATGCGAACTTGTCAGCTAATTATAACAATGAATTGAGTAAAATTTGAAGATGACTTAGAGCACGTTCTCGAGGTCACACGCATAATATGATGACAAAAAAGATGCTGTGTATATATGAAAGCGCGATGGACCCCGTTTAAGTTCCACTGGGATGAAAATATGAACAAGCAGAGCTCAACTCCGATACATACTATTTCTATACCAATGAATGTAGATATAGAAAACATGAAAAAcgtattaaataattaagcttTTACCTGTACAGGGTTCAATAGCATATTCAATCTTCTCCGCAGGATTGGCCCATTTTGGGCACCACTCTTGGCATTAATGAAGACCAAAAGAGGTCTGGCGTCTGAGGGCAAGTCCACAAGCGTCCACTTCTTACATTTGCCACAAAGAGAAATCTCATTTTTCTTATTGGCCAACCCATTGAGAGTACCTTTCTTGCTAAGTAGTTTGTTACCCTTCAAATAATGATCATTGCCTTTTCCACAATTAGAAATCTTGAAATCAACAATACCGTCAAGAACATATTGAAGCGTTCTCTTGGCAGAAGAACTTTCTGATACCTTGCCATTGCTACGGCAATTACTTCCTTGTTTGTTGCGATGTCTCTTTCTTCTAATATGCCCACGAACTGAAGAAGCAATTGTTTCATCTGTAACAAAACTTAACCTCTCATTTTCACCATCTTTCACGCAAAGAGGAGAAAGAATCAATCTTCTTAGAGAACCTAGATCACATACATCACTAGACTCTTCAGACATCTTAACTTGACACTGAACATGTATGAGACGCTGACACCATAAGCAATGCCATGCTGGAGATGAATTAATGAAAGGGATGCCGCAAGGTTCGTCACAGTAAGAACAAAAAGCATTCATCTCAGGGTTATCATCCAGATTAATCCATCTTTCTGACCAATGATGTTGTAATTCGCTACTACCAAATTGGGCCACACATTTACAATCTGTTGCTGCAAACTGAGAACAACAAAAATGAACTGCAACACCACAAACAGAACATCGATGTATTGGAGAACTTGGTGTGGCT
It contains:
- the LOC142536893 gene encoding diacylglycerol kinase 2-like isoform X2, with translation MNDFSIPLLRLLAYSSLDAGCIFGWLITGSFGLFALIYAFLKWERKTSLNWLKAAAKAKKQAWKKLKIPLSHHTWLEDFACGGEPSTCCVCLNSLVSPQSLGMKATPSSPIHRCSVCGVAVHFCCSQFAATDCKCVAQFGSSELQHHWSERWINLDDNPEMNAFCSYCDEPCGIPFINSSPAWHCLWCQRLIHVQCQVKMSEESSDVCDLGSLRRLILSPLCVKDGENERLSFVTDETIASSVRGHIRRKRHRNKQGSNCRSNGKVSESSSAKRTLQYVLDGIVDFKISNCGKGNDHYLKDARPLLVFINAKSGAQNGPILRRRLNMLLNPVQVIELSSSQALEAGLELFRNVQNFRVLVCGGDGTVAWVLNAIERNNFRSPPPVAILPLGTGNDLSRVLQWGGGFSVIEGQGGLSSFLHDIDHGAVTMLDCWKVNIKEDKIGGESCEVKSKFMMNYLGIGCDAKVAYEFHTNREENPKKFHSQFVNKLRYAREGARDMMDRACADLPWQVWLEVDQKDIQIPKDAEGLIVLNIGSYMGGVDLWQNDYEHNDNFYQQGMHDKMLEVVCVSGSWHLGKLQVGLSQATRLAQGEVIRIHLSRPFPVQIDGEPFIQQPGCLEITHHGQVFMLLRASGTEGPRGHAAAIMTDVLADAECKGVINASQKKLLLQDIALHLS
- the LOC142536893 gene encoding diacylglycerol kinase 2-like isoform X1 is translated as MNDFSIPLLRLLAYSSLDAGCIFGWLITGSFGLFALIYAFLKWERKTSLNWLKAAAKAKKQAWKKLKIPLSHHTWLEDFACGGEPSTCCVCLNSLVSPQSLGMKATPSSPIHRCSVCGVAVHFCCSQFAATDCKCVAQFGSSELQHHWSERWINLDDNPEMNAFCSYCDEPCGIPFINSSPAWHCLWCQRLIHVQCQVKMSEESSDVCDLGSLRRLILSPLCVKDGENERLSFVTDETIASSVRGHIRRKRHRNKQGSNCRSNGKVSESSSAKRTLQYVLDGIVDFKISNCGKGNDHYLKGNKLLSKKGTLNGLANKKNEISLCGKCKKWTLVDLPSDARPLLVFINAKSGAQNGPILRRRLNMLLNPVQVIELSSSQALEAGLELFRNVQNFRVLVCGGDGTVAWVLNAIERNNFRSPPPVAILPLGTGNDLSRVLQWGGGFSVIEGQGGLSSFLHDIDHGAVTMLDCWKVNIKEDKIGGESCEVKSKFMMNYLGIGCDAKVAYEFHTNREENPKKFHSQFVNKLRYAREGARDMMDRACADLPWQVWLEVDQKDIQIPKDAEGLIVLNIGSYMGGVDLWQNDYEHNDNFYQQGMHDKMLEVVCVSGSWHLGKLQVGLSQATRLAQGEVIRIHLSRPFPVQIDGEPFIQQPGCLEITHHGQVFMLLRASGTEGPRGHAAAIMTDVLADAECKGVINASQKKLLLQDIALHLS